The sequence GCTTAGTGAATTCCCGTCATTTTCCGGGTTTATTTCCGTCACGTAAAATTCCCGTAATTTTCCCAATTTCGCGACAAGTAGACACCCTGCAATTCCTATGTAATATTCACCTGATGAAAAGTTCTAACATAGGGGTCTTCTATTCGAATTTGAGTGACACTTGCATCCAAAAATCTGCCAAAAACCGATCGATATCCATGACCTGAAGATCCGTTTTCAATTTTCATCTGCTCCCTATACTTTCCATGAGACTTTTTTTCATCAATTAGGGCTTTTATGCGTTCTGCCCTATCCATATATTCAGAAGCTTTTCCTTGAAAGTGTTTTTTCCTCACTGGATCTGTTGTCgctaaatgataataaattaaaaaaatttgttgtaatttccgttaagaataatttatattcttttgccTTTAATTAGTGTGGGctgattgatttaaattttacgccagtaggtattttcactttaaccaccagctaacttcacttcgttgagtgTTGAGGGGAACACGAacacaatggaccaaatgcatgcagcaaaactttatttctgtaatatctttgtaattaataataattattatcattttattatttcattaaatagtaattaaaaaataaaaactatttttttgatacacttataaaaaaaaattcttttttacgaagatattaggaaaatagggcaaaaatggagCGAATTCCATGCATTTGGTTCATTTTTTTCCACTCAGCACTCAGCCAAGTTAGCTGGTGGTTTAAGTGAAAGtacctaattattaaaaaagatgtttaaaaatcttcgaatttgAATAAAGGTATTCtcgtttgttattttttttttgcataaataatcaaaattgttttaagactTCAAAAACCCTCTTAACAGTTACAAGCGAATTGAAAAGAATAATACAGAACGTCTGTGACGTTGTTTTTCtataacatttgaataatttgaaattgaaaaatgaataccTTTTACAGAATCCACTAGAATTTGCAAACCTTCCTGGTAAAGCACGAAAGCCATGGTATATTGTTCTTTTCTGTCCATTTCAACTGCACGTGTTAAAATTGTCGCTGCTGCATTCTCCATTGTAATTATTAgtaattagaaaaacagaatgttaagaaaaaaaacgaatgaaaacTGTTGTATACGACCTTATGTtcagatataatttttgttttataatgacATAACTATCTAAAACTAGCGTCAAAATTTAGCGCCTTTAGTTTCGCGCATGCGCACTGAATCTATGCGCAACCCAACAAACTCACTTACTCAaccatgttgaaaaaaaaaaaaagaacctgagCTAAAATTCTAACCTGAAATCTCTTGTGGCTTTTCAAGGTTTTCACTCGCAAAGTCGTTACGGATAAAAAAAACTCTTCTAAGATGTGTCCGATTATAGAAATATAGTGCAATTGTTTCCTGAATTTTTAGTTCATTTCTGGTTTGAGCAAGACGTACTTTAGACCCGTTTTTTGTAGATGTTGGGCATCGAACGTCATCGTTGGTTGACGGCGCGAAAACTACAAAAGTGTACACAAGTgtcattttaacattttgatttgATGAATTTATGTACTTCGCTTAAAATTTATtcggtgaaaaaaatgttttgtttcgaGAAATTATTTCTGTTTGGTATCCGATGAAATTCATTGGCGGTTTGAACTTTTGAGGAGGNNNNNNNNNNNNNNNNNNNNNNNNNNNNNNNNNNNNNNNNNNNNNNNNNNNNNNNNNNNNNNNNNNNNNNNNNNNNNNNNNNNNNNNNNNNNNNNNNNNNGGgggcaaataaatatttgattgcatttatatttggttcatattaaaaatgatatacaatatatgtttcagattttatattacaaattatatttgcttcatattaaaaattatgtacaatatatattgcggcttctatattaaaaattagatacaatatatgtttctaaataaaaattttttacttacgTGCTTCTTACCTGCTTGTGGCTCATGCACGTGGGGAAAGTTTTTGTTCCAGAAAAAAGGGATGCTTTCATTCGTTCGACATTGAGTTCTCATGCAATCATGCCTGCTTTTAAAACCAAGAAGGATTTCAAGGGAGGTCGATTAGAACAGCCGCGAAAATCATTTCTAATAACGTTATGTatataatatgtaatatatatattgtatatacttctttaaataaagcaaatatatattgtatatgatttttatttaaaatcaaatgtaatttgtaatataaaatctgaaatataagtCTAAAGAATTCTTATCTCAGCACTTTATTACTTCTTCGCTACAAAAACGGGATACCATCAACAAGTATCCCCCTACGCATTAAATCCCACTCCaaaatgggagggggggggggttgtacaAAAAAAAGAGTCCATCAAcgaattcctacaaaaatatcGTTTTTCCGTAATAACACCATCATTTTTTGCGCCTGAAAGATTAGTTTTAGCAAGTCGTCAAAATCgctcaaaaaacgtaaaatttacaatatttgaacgcttgaaacatcattaaaaaattttttttgaaaaaacaaaataacaggtcttttctttggttcaagctgaagaaattttaggTTCGATATatgcaacttttttcaaaatgtgtgcataggattcaatccaaaaaaacatgttctttggccattttcaaaaaattctaatttgagcaaaaaaattgttttaatttataattggttattattattcagtagcaaaaactttacatagaaaaaattcaccataattttcaaagcaatagggaaattttttggaattttcaaagtgtttaatttacaaatcaaaaaagggaacagaagatattaaccgattccaaacattttttaaaaaatttttttggatgtcAACCCACAGATTTTTTCTCAGCTCAAAAGATTcgactaaattaattattttcactccgccctaatatataagtttgtaaaactttaataatttttttttataaaagtcagCATTAATTATGTCAGTGTTTATGCCCGTAtgattattacttaaaattttggaTGATGACGGGAAATCTAAAAAGATTTGACGGGAAATGACATGAATTTTGTATCACGTCAATAGTAGACACCCTGAAattgattgttatttttatttttaacttttgaaaaattctttaaaccgtctaaaatatatttttgcaattaaGGGTAACCCAAAAGtaggtgaaaataaaaatttaagagatcAAGGAATGTATTTGTGATGGATATGAATTGCGACTAAAATCAAACAAAACcatttattacaaaaatcttttaaaaatacatgcaCAACAGATAGAAATATGGGAAAATGACTATTTTcacgatttatttaattttgatttatttattttaaaatacttactcATTTTATAGTATTCCAGATTAATATGGAGCTATACCGTACATTTTATAACAAATGTTACTCAAAAATAATGGTCATTATTTACTGTTTAGAGGTGTGCAGttgtttttcgaattttccaCGCAAGTTTGTTAATAATTAAGCCATTGGCTTTTAGTATTTTATAGTATCAAAGggaatttgaattaattcaaattagaaaaaagtaataaaattggcGTCATGATTATTAGGAAGTTTACCTTACTAATCGTGTTTTTTTGCCTACCGAACACGGAATGTCAGGAAAAAGAGatctaaaattttctagaatcatTTTATCAGGAACTGTATGTATTTAATAGCCAAATAGTTCCTTgcaatttgactaaaaattatattttcattacttTCCAGTGTCAAAATTTCGTTAGATTTTGCGAGCTAGCAGTACAAAAATGTCCTTCACTTACAAGAGTGAATTTGACAACAACTAAAGAGAACGATGACCCAAAAAATCAGACCGTAAGACTTCAAGAACTCAGAAGAAGTTTAGCTGAGCATTCCATAACTTTGGATGTCACCTATTCCGATACGCTTCACGATCGCCGTATCtcgtaagaaaattttgtatcgTCTACTCCTTAAAAAATACGATGAAATGCCTGGAATTCGTGAGCAGATCCTGCAAATCTGtgggaataaatttaaattaaaattttgtattttctgcgTAAAACTACTAATTCCGGCATAAAAGTCAAACTcagagaaatttattatttataaacaccGCCTTTGAGTAACAGAATTTAGTATTTTTTCCAGGTCTCCCAAAGATAAATCTGAAAATGCATTGTTGCGGGAgttatcgggggggggggggggggggggggggggggggagtaaaaaGTGGGTCTTTTAGAAAAAGGCTTCACCGATTTTGATAACTAAAATATATGTTGTAGGCACTAATGTggctatttagaaaaataattaactttgatttttaaacattgacGCTATTTTCTAGAGTAACCACATCCATATTTTACTTCGCATAAACATTCCTGAGAATTatcttaataatatataattttattaaaattattgaactggcgaaacaatgtgaaaaaaaatgataaaaatcacgCATGCAACACTGCGCACTGTTATGGTGCACTTCTCCTGGCCACATATTTTGGCGCACAATCCTATTGCATTTTTTCATGGTCAGAAATAAAATGTCTTTCAATGACAAgcctgaaaatgcatttttgttggGGTTATGGAGGGGAAaacgaaagttttaaaaaactatcGAAAACGGCCGTACCGATTTTGATGAATAAAATATGCTGTAGAAATTAATAAGACTAATGTTTACGAGAAGGcgactttttgatttttatttctttctccaTAACTctaacaaaaatgcattttaaaagttATCATTGGGAGACATTTTACTTAACATTAATATGAACCTATgacaggaattttaaattaatgcgTGCGGTGGAAAATTTGTATGCTTACCCGGTTAGGCTCTTTTCTGTTCGTATTATTGTCCTGAGTTTAAACGGGAGTCCGATGCAGTAGAAGAAAATAATTCCCtgcattttttagaattgacAAAGAACTGGACTTTCGTAAACGCAGTAAAAAGAAACGAACTTTAGAGAACGGCAGCAAGgcttaatttctctttttattatattttgaacagaatggtttAAAAACATAATCTTAAAAAAGAATTGCACAAAAAGGCCGAAAAAAAGTATGtttccaaaaataagttttttaaaagacaTATTCAAGAAATGACCTGAAATCAGGGGAAAGGCCTTGTTGATCATAAATAGTCAGGCTGAAGTCAAAGATTGccaaaaaaacttgtaaaagttaCAGAATATGATCCTATATGACCAGtattattcaatataaaacattcaaatttaaatatggttTATTCTGTGTAAAaatgattatgttaaaaaaattgaaagaatcgaAATCTGGTCTTTAAATATTCAGTCAGGgagaatgaaaaattgatcaggcAAAAGGCAGGGAATTctgaaacttcttcaaattttgacctttctattttaatttacaaataaaattccatcaatttttcAGGCTGAGCAACGGTTGGGTTATAAAAATCGGTAGGGGCCTGGATTACTTCAAGCCTCCAGAAGGAAAGTTCGTTTTGGGTGTTTGCGACCTCGAACTGAGACCCTGCCTTGAAACTATTGtcgacatttttcaccaaagCCACCTTCAAGACTCTGTAAAGTAAAAATAGTCTCACAACTAAGAAGAACaagtaaagtaattaaaataaattaggctaattgtatattaaactcaaCAAAAAGGCAATGCTTCtactcaaatatatattttttcttaaaataaatactttgaaatacatAGTTCTcttagaatatatatattttcgaaattaagaATCTTAATAGTGACTACAGCCACCAGATGGCACTTGTAAAATAAATCTGCTTATTGttagaatataatatttatatacttATTATGTATAAAGCATTAAGTACAGTTTTTTAATCTCACTATGCCATGGAATAACTCCACCTCATATACAATTTGTACAATCTACATACAAGTACGAATAAAgtctacaatttttcataaaatatcaaaGAATCCAGTCTTCAGATAATATTCGTTAAGTTAATAGAGATTTAATTAAACGctttaattctaattaaataaagttaataaaggcaaataattttaattattccttaaTTAATGaagtatttgcaacaaaattatattttttgtaataaaaggaAGTCAGTTTTGAGCGTTTTTATCCCAGGGTGTAATCGCAAGATTTGGCGACGTCGATCTGCTGCGCAGCTTTGCGACAAGCCAATCGGAGTGATCTTGTATATTTAAGAAGACAAGCCTCCTGATCTTCATCTTCATAAGGAAGTTCATCGATTTTATAAGAAGGAAGGCAATCTGTTCCACCGACTGCGACCACCTGTCTGGCGATTTCAGGATCGACACAGAGCCTCGTTAGAGCAGCTGCCGCAGTTGCTTCCAATCTTTGGTAAGCATCCTCGAGACCTGGGGGTCTCATCCTGAGAAAACAGACCAGCGCGACGGATGCTCGAGCATCCGCTAGGTAGGAACGAGCCTCTGGAACACGAGCGACCTCTCCGATCAGAGACGCCACCtacaaacgaattaaaaaattaattaatttttttttgatagttAAATTTAGCATATATaataccttgatcaaaaagttcccggaatttatttttataattaaaaatataagtttattcttgaatattgatgtcgtccccttcaaagtaattcccatcgactgccacATATCTTTGCCGCCACGAACTTATGCCAGCCCTTGATCCAGCTCTCAACACATTTTTGctactcaattttcggtatgcccatcagtgccgttttcgatttttgtattatctccgatcggctgctaaaacgcaTTCCGCGTAGTGattttttcagtcgatcgaacaaaaaaaagtcacagggagataaatctggcgaatttgatggctgcggaattttattagttgagtttttggtgagaaactcacggataatgatggcattgtgcgacggtgcattgtcattaaatccattgcaaaaatcgaaattcgcaaaaaaacNNNNNNNNNNNNNNNNNNNNNNNNNNNNNNNNNNNNNNNNNNNNNNNNNNNNNNNNNNNNNNNNNNNNNNNNNNNNNNNNNNNNNNNNNNNNNNNNNNNNgtgtaaatatttaattttattaaaaatactaaatcgAATAAACATATTTCATGTTGCGGAGAAACAGAAtcaaaataccgtctttagcatgaatcctacataaaactgctatttcgAATTTTGTGGGGCATTTTCTCGACACAATTGAGTAttctacatggacataggaaacacgggactaggcatgccatcctaacttgggcgaacggggttgaatccacgggaggggggagaattccatgagtggggagagccgccatcttacgatgtgccatttgattatgtgcACGAGCATTTTGGCCGACAAACTGCATGAaaataaacatgtgggcgctgccatgattgttgcgggacatcaaaagatggcggaccttcccccccccccattgtatcacccccgcaatgacatgcctagtcccttgtttcctacgTCCATGCCTAATATTAGAATACCCAATACAAgtagatggggggggggggcaacataAAAATGCTTGGGTAGATTTTTGTCTCTTAGcagcaagttttttttttaattctgtcaaaAGTTAGAGGTTATTTTGATACTTTTGAcccttttaacattttgaaaacaaaaattaagcctTTTTGGACCATCTTAATTAATCAGTAAACATAAGTAGTAAACCAACTAAATTCTCATTTACCTGTTCCATAAGCCAGACATTTCCTCCTGGAGCCTTTTTAACGCACTCTAGAAGTTTCCTAATGGAATCCTTCCTCAAAATCGCTCTCACACATTTCCTAGATTTCGAAAGATGGTTAAGAGCTGCAGCTGCTAATAAAAGAGTTTGTCCACAGGTAGTTTCTTCGGCCAGTTTTGTCAAAGCTTCCACGAGAGTATCAGCAAAACGTTCAAGATGTGGAAGCCCCAAGGTATTCGTCCATGGCGCAGTAATTTGGACAACCAAAGCAGCAGCTTCCATTTTTTCAGTCTCCGGACGTGATTCTGTTGCGAGAAGATCTAATAAAATTTCGGGACCATCGTCAAGTGCGAATTTTTCTATGGCTTCAGAACAGCAACAGACGCTGGCTAAGGCTCGCAGAGTAGCTGATCTCAGATCGCTAGAGAGACGACCCGCAGAAATTAGGGAAGTTAGAAGAGATCTGACTCCATAAGAACGAGCTATGCTGCTTCCAGCTCTAGGTCCGGACATTCCCAGAGCTGTTAAAGCTGCTAAAGCTCCTCGGGCTACACTTCCACCTTCTGTCGGAGCTTCTTCGAGACCTCGGACTACTTTCTGCAAATAACAAGAATTTGCATATAATAATAGATTCAAAAATACTGATGAATCCGAAATCAAACTCTAATACCTTCACAGGAGGAACATCCCTTCAAGGCAGAAATTTCGATATCCCTGGGGTATCCATAGGATATCCTGGTATGTTTTTGGGAAATTTAGAAGTACCAAAtatacttttgcaatttttcagttATCCCTCATAGCAATAGAAACCTGCGAGATATCCCATTTGTGTCCCGAAATATCCTAAGGATATCCTGGGGTGTTTTTccgatatttaaaagttctacatGAGATTCCCCACAGGAGCAGGATGTTCTGGGATGTGCCGAGATATCCTAGCATGATTTTGTGAGGTTTTTAAGATATTCAGACGACccacattaaatattttctattttgagaCATCTCTAAcatatttattctgcaaaatatcATATTTGCTGTGAGGCTTAAAGCAATATGATATTTTGCCGAATATCCAATTTATTTGCAGAGATATTCAAGGGAAACCCTACATACATCCTAGTGATATTCACAGGATATTCTCTTAGGGCGAATATCCCAGGTATATCGAAATACTCGCCAAGTTATCCCGCAATATCCAGCTCCTATGAGACCAGTAGGCACAAAATCATAAACATCCCAAGAGCGTCATTAGGACGTTCCTTGGACGTCCAATGTCagtccaatcaacgtctctaagacgtctacTGCCCTAAAGAGGTCTactgtcctaaagacgtcttataGGCATAGAAC comes from Belonocnema kinseyi isolate 2016_QV_RU_SX_M_011 chromosome 5, B_treatae_v1, whole genome shotgun sequence and encodes:
- the LOC117173620 gene encoding MIT domain-containing protein 1-like: MTLVYTFVVFAPSTNDDVRCPTSTKNGSKVRLAQTRNELKIQETIALYFYNRTHLRRVFFIRNDFASENLEKPQEISAATILTRAVEMDRKEQYTMAFVLYQEGLQILVDSVKATTDPVRKKHFQGKASEYMDRAERIKALIDEKKSHGKYREQMKIENGSSGHGYRSVFGRFLDASVTQIRIEDPYVRTFHQVNIT
- the LOC117173621 gene encoding MIT domain-containing protein 1-like, which translates into the protein MSGKRDLKFSRIILSGTCQNFVRFCELAVQKCPSLTRVNLTTTKENDDPKNQTVRLQELRRSLAEHSITLDVTYSDTLHDRRISLSNGWVIKIGRGLDYFKPPEGKFVLGVCDLELRPCLETIVDIFHQSHLQDSVK